A section of the Thermococcus celericrescens genome encodes:
- a CDS encoding DUF356 domain-containing protein — translation MRNTMVLVRTDNFQKASIALADLVRYGGMQIRGDPRIIPPALSDWAFEKISGEKPRRRFRAHVIAQIDLPPARAIGRLMDIHPPAHVLVIPPDTEVWEELMRLWGTFEKLKGFHPPKRTRAEELRKKREKERENEGLEEL, via the coding sequence ATGAGAAACACGATGGTTTTAGTAAGGACCGACAACTTTCAGAAGGCCAGCATCGCTCTGGCTGACCTGGTGCGCTACGGAGGAATGCAGATACGCGGCGACCCGAGGATTATCCCCCCTGCCCTCTCCGACTGGGCCTTTGAGAAGATAAGCGGCGAGAAGCCGAGGAGGCGCTTCAGGGCCCACGTGATCGCCCAGATAGACCTCCCGCCGGCGAGGGCAATCGGGAGGCTTATGGACATACATCCACCTGCGCACGTTCTCGTGATTCCCCCCGATACCGAAGTCTGGGAAGAGCTAATGCGCCTCTGGGGGACTTTTGAGAAGCTCAAAGGCTTCCACCCTCCAAAGAGGACCCGGGCGGAGGAGCTAAGGAAGAAGCGCGAGAAAGAGAGGGAGAACGAAGGATTGGAGGAACTCTGA
- a CDS encoding TATA-box-binding protein translates to MVDMSNVKLRIENIVASVDLFTQLNLEKVIEICPNSKYNPEEFPGIICRFEEPKVALLIFSSGKLVVTGAKSVEDIERAVNKLIQMLKKIGAKFGRAPQIDIQNMVFSGDIGMEFNLDAVALSLPNCEYEPEQFPGVIYRVKEPRAVILLFSSGKIVCSGAKSEHDAWEAVRKLLRELEKYGLIEEEEEW, encoded by the coding sequence TTGGTCGACATGAGCAATGTAAAGCTCAGGATTGAGAATATTGTCGCTTCTGTGGACTTATTCACCCAGCTCAACCTTGAGAAGGTCATTGAAATCTGCCCCAACTCCAAGTACAACCCCGAGGAGTTCCCGGGCATCATCTGCCGCTTCGAGGAGCCCAAGGTGGCGCTCCTTATATTCAGCTCCGGCAAGCTCGTCGTCACCGGCGCCAAGAGCGTTGAGGACATAGAGCGCGCCGTCAACAAGCTCATCCAGATGCTCAAGAAGATAGGCGCCAAGTTCGGCCGCGCCCCGCAGATAGACATCCAGAACATGGTTTTCAGCGGCGACATCGGTATGGAGTTCAACCTCGATGCCGTTGCCCTCAGTCTGCCAAACTGTGAGTACGAACCCGAGCAGTTCCCCGGCGTTATCTACCGCGTTAAGGAGCCGAGGGCCGTGATACTGCTCTTCTCATCCGGAAAGATAGTCTGCTCCGGAGCGAAGAGTGAGCACGACGCCTGGGAAGCCGTTAGAAAGCTCCTCCGCGAGCTGGAGAAGTACGGCCTCATCGAGGAAGAGGAAGAGTGGTGA
- a CDS encoding multiprotein bridging factor aMBF1, which yields MGKAKPRYCEVCGAPIRGPGHRIRIEGAEVLVCDRCYEKYGGKKPGTFSIMPTGRRPVRRTYSRPASRPRPAPKPRTERPLYTEEIVEDYAERVYKAIQRSGKSYEELSHEIGLSMNDLRAIAHGHREPTIKEAKKLEKYFKIKLIETSGEEVLEKKSIPRDYEPTLGDIANIKIKKRKKK from the coding sequence ATGGGGAAGGCCAAACCGAGGTACTGTGAGGTATGTGGGGCGCCGATAAGAGGTCCCGGTCACAGGATAAGGATCGAGGGGGCGGAAGTTCTCGTCTGCGACCGCTGTTATGAGAAATACGGCGGAAAGAAGCCCGGAACCTTCAGCATAATGCCCACCGGAAGGCGGCCGGTGAGAAGGACGTACTCGAGGCCGGCCTCCCGGCCCAGGCCCGCTCCGAAGCCGAGGACGGAGAGGCCGCTGTACACGGAGGAGATAGTTGAGGATTACGCCGAGAGGGTTTACAAGGCGATACAGCGCTCGGGGAAGAGCTACGAGGAGCTCTCCCATGAGATCGGGCTCTCCATGAACGACCTCCGCGCCATCGCCCACGGCCACCGCGAGCCGACGATAAAGGAAGCGAAAAAGCTGGAGAAGTACTTCAAAATAAAACTCATCGAGACCTCCGGGGAGGAGGTTCTGGAGAAGAAGAGCATTCCGAGGGACTACGAGCCGACGCTCGGCGACATAGCCAACATCAAGATCAAGAAGCGGAAGAAGAAGTGA
- the iorA gene encoding indolepyruvate ferredoxin oxidoreductase subunit alpha, with translation MAKVTDMVLWDKPGEKVILLGNQAIARGALEANIAVFAAYPGTPSSELTDTMAMVAKKAGVYMEYSTNEKVAFETALSAAWSGLRAMTAMKHVGLNVAADTFMSAVGMGVEGGFVIMVADDPSMWSSQNEQDTRVYAKFANVPVLEPSDPMEAKEMTKYAFELSEKFKHFVILRTTTRTSHARGDIVLGELPEEIKQGKRKFGNFKKDPNRFVDIPANSRRFHPQILEKIEKIREELNECPFNWIEGDESAKVGIIAPGLAYSYVKEALHWLGVENVKVLKLGTPFPLPYGLLEKFLDGLEKVLIVEELEPVVEEQVKTWAYDKGLKIPIHGKDLVPRVYEMTTRRAVEAIAKFLGLETPLNFKELDEKYEKVKGMVPPRPPSLCPACPHRNTFYAIKKAATPRAIFPSDIGCYTLGVLPPLKAVDTTVAMGGSIGVAHGLSIALNGSVAEDEHKTGKEKKVIVATIGDSTFFHTGLPALANAIYNRSNVLIVVVDNLVTAMTGDQPNPGTGDTPHGPGKQIKIEEVAKALGADFVEVVDPYDIKATVETMKRALQVEGVSVVVTRRVCALHRIGELRRARIQWPLYQVNEEKCTGCKICINAYGCPAIYWDAETGKAKIDELMCWGCGGCAQICPFDAFEKVREGEI, from the coding sequence ATGGCGAAGGTTACCGACATGGTTTTGTGGGACAAGCCCGGGGAGAAGGTTATACTCCTCGGCAACCAGGCCATAGCCAGGGGTGCCCTCGAGGCCAACATAGCCGTTTTTGCGGCCTATCCCGGAACCCCGAGTTCAGAGCTTACCGACACAATGGCCATGGTCGCCAAGAAGGCCGGCGTCTATATGGAGTACTCCACCAACGAGAAGGTCGCCTTTGAAACTGCCCTTTCAGCGGCATGGAGCGGCCTCAGGGCCATGACGGCCATGAAACACGTTGGACTGAACGTCGCGGCAGACACATTCATGAGCGCCGTTGGAATGGGCGTTGAGGGCGGATTCGTCATAATGGTCGCCGACGACCCGAGCATGTGGAGCAGCCAGAACGAGCAGGACACCAGGGTTTACGCGAAGTTTGCCAACGTTCCCGTTCTCGAACCCAGCGACCCGATGGAAGCCAAGGAAATGACGAAGTACGCCTTCGAGCTGAGCGAGAAGTTCAAGCACTTCGTCATCCTGAGGACGACCACCAGAACGTCGCACGCCAGGGGAGACATCGTCCTTGGGGAGCTGCCCGAGGAGATAAAGCAGGGCAAGAGGAAGTTTGGAAACTTCAAGAAGGACCCGAACAGGTTCGTCGACATACCCGCCAACTCGAGGCGCTTCCACCCGCAGATACTCGAGAAGATAGAGAAGATCCGCGAGGAGCTCAACGAGTGCCCGTTCAACTGGATAGAGGGTGACGAGAGCGCCAAGGTCGGTATCATCGCCCCGGGACTTGCCTACTCCTACGTGAAGGAGGCCCTTCACTGGCTCGGCGTCGAGAACGTAAAGGTCCTCAAGCTCGGAACTCCGTTCCCCCTCCCGTACGGCCTGCTTGAGAAGTTCCTCGACGGTCTTGAGAAGGTTCTCATCGTTGAGGAGCTCGAGCCGGTCGTCGAGGAGCAGGTCAAGACCTGGGCCTACGACAAGGGCCTGAAAATCCCGATCCACGGAAAGGACCTCGTGCCGAGAGTTTACGAGATGACCACCAGGAGGGCCGTTGAGGCAATAGCAAAGTTCCTCGGCCTTGAGACCCCCCTGAACTTCAAGGAGCTCGATGAGAAGTACGAGAAGGTTAAAGGAATGGTTCCGCCGAGGCCGCCGAGCCTCTGTCCGGCGTGCCCGCACAGGAACACCTTCTACGCCATAAAGAAGGCCGCCACGCCGCGCGCCATATTCCCGAGCGACATAGGCTGTTACACCCTCGGTGTCCTCCCGCCGCTCAAGGCCGTTGACACGACAGTCGCGATGGGCGGTTCAATCGGAGTTGCCCACGGCCTCAGCATAGCCCTCAACGGAAGCGTCGCGGAGGACGAGCACAAGACAGGTAAGGAGAAGAAGGTCATCGTCGCCACCATAGGTGACTCGACGTTCTTCCACACCGGCCTTCCCGCCCTGGCCAACGCGATCTACAACCGCTCCAACGTCCTCATAGTCGTCGTTGACAACCTCGTCACGGCAATGACCGGTGACCAGCCGAACCCGGGAACCGGCGACACCCCGCACGGACCCGGCAAGCAGATAAAGATCGAGGAGGTCGCCAAGGCGCTCGGCGCTGACTTCGTCGAGGTCGTCGACCCGTACGACATCAAGGCGACCGTCGAGACCATGAAGAGGGCCCTCCAAGTCGAGGGAGTGAGCGTCGTCGTCACCAGGCGCGTCTGTGCCCTCCACAGGATAGGAGAGCTCAGGAGGGCCAGGATACAGTGGCCGCTCTACCAGGTCAACGAGGAGAAGTGTACCGGCTGTAAGATATGTATCAACGCCTATGGCTGTCCGGCAATCTACTGGGACGCCGAGACCGGAAAGGCCAAGATAGACGAGCTCATGTGCTGGGGCTGCGGTGGATGTGCGCAGATCTGTCCGTTCGACGCCTTTGAGAAGGTCCGGGAGGGAGAGATATGA
- a CDS encoding indolepyruvate oxidoreductase subunit beta, with translation MKEYNIVITGVGGQGILTAANLLGWAALRAGHKVRMGEVHGMSQRFGSVIAYVRFGEEVYGAMVPEGKADVILSFEPVEALRYINYLKKGGLVFTNAKPIPPVQVSMGLASYPSLDEIKKVVEEDFQAKFMAFDAEDLAVKAGHVITTNVVLIGALTQTPGFPLSAEHVKEVIRVSVPPKAVDVNMKAFDLGVQAAKEMLGL, from the coding sequence ATGAAGGAGTACAACATCGTTATCACCGGAGTTGGCGGCCAGGGAATCCTCACCGCCGCCAACCTTCTCGGCTGGGCCGCCCTCCGCGCCGGCCACAAGGTCAGGATGGGAGAGGTCCACGGAATGAGCCAGCGCTTTGGTTCGGTCATCGCCTACGTCCGCTTTGGGGAGGAGGTTTACGGCGCGATGGTTCCCGAGGGGAAGGCAGACGTCATCCTCTCCTTCGAGCCGGTCGAGGCGCTCCGCTACATCAACTACCTCAAGAAGGGCGGGCTGGTCTTCACGAACGCCAAGCCGATACCGCCGGTTCAGGTTTCGATGGGCCTGGCCAGCTATCCGAGCCTCGATGAAATAAAGAAGGTCGTCGAGGAGGACTTCCAGGCCAAGTTCATGGCCTTCGACGCCGAGGATCTCGCGGTCAAGGCCGGTCACGTGATAACGACCAACGTCGTCCTCATAGGCGCGCTGACCCAGACGCCCGGCTTCCCGCTCTCGGCGGAGCACGTCAAAGAGGTCATCCGCGTCAGCGTCCCGCCGAAGGCCGTTGACGTCAACATGAAGGCCTTCGACCTCGGTGTCCAGGCCGCAAAAGAGATGCTGGGGCTCTGA